One Actinomyces marmotae DNA window includes the following coding sequences:
- a CDS encoding nitrite/sulfite reductase encodes MSTTTSSAAGPAKGRDLRPPRSGRSNGQWLVDGRAPLNPNEAFKQDGDPLGARQRIIDTYASAGYDAIPDDDLHNRFRWWALYTQRKQGIDGGRTAQLSASELSDRYFMQRIRMDGASLSVEQMRVIGGISNEFARGTLDITDRQNLQLHWIRIEDVPEMWRRLEDVGLTTIEACGDTPRGFLVSPVAGIDPEEIIDPSEAARHLRDTYLGNPEITNLPRKFKTAFTGSPSLDVLHEINDISFVGVEHPELGPGYDLWIAGALSTAPFLGKRLGAFVRPDQVPEVWWGVVRIFRDYGYRRLRNKARLKFLMAEWGPERFREVLEKDYLGHALADGPAPGPPRGSRDHLGAHRQADGRYWIGGKPPVGRLSGDIMLGLADLAERVGSNRARTTPLQNLLLLDIPAERLEEARQGLAALGIDPDPGPFTRGTLACTGIEFCKLAIVETKALGARVSAELDERLADADLERPLTVHVNGCPNSCVRIQTADIGLKGQIITVDGERVPGFQVHLGGGLAAPGHEEAELGRTVRSLKVSADGLPDYIERVVRAYLADRHPEESFAQWAQRADEERLA; translated from the coding sequence ATGAGCACCACGACGAGCAGCGCGGCGGGCCCCGCGAAGGGCCGCGACCTGCGGCCTCCCCGCTCGGGGAGGTCCAACGGGCAGTGGCTGGTGGACGGCCGCGCGCCCCTGAACCCCAATGAGGCCTTCAAGCAGGACGGCGACCCGCTCGGGGCGCGCCAGCGCATCATCGACACCTACGCGTCCGCCGGCTACGACGCGATCCCCGACGACGACCTCCACAACCGCTTCCGCTGGTGGGCGCTCTACACGCAGCGCAAGCAGGGGATCGACGGCGGCCGGACCGCCCAGTTGAGCGCCTCCGAGCTCTCCGACCGCTACTTCATGCAGCGCATCCGCATGGACGGCGCCTCGCTGTCGGTGGAGCAGATGCGCGTCATCGGCGGGATCTCGAACGAGTTCGCCCGCGGCACCCTCGACATCACCGACAGGCAGAACCTCCAGCTCCACTGGATCCGGATCGAGGACGTCCCCGAGATGTGGCGCCGTCTGGAGGATGTGGGGCTGACCACCATCGAGGCCTGCGGGGACACGCCCCGCGGCTTCCTCGTCTCCCCCGTGGCCGGGATCGACCCCGAGGAGATCATCGACCCCTCCGAGGCGGCGCGCCACCTGCGCGACACCTACCTGGGCAATCCCGAGATCACGAACCTGCCGCGCAAGTTCAAGACGGCGTTCACCGGCTCGCCGAGCCTGGACGTGCTCCACGAGATCAACGACATCTCCTTCGTCGGCGTCGAGCACCCCGAGCTCGGCCCCGGGTACGACCTGTGGATCGCGGGGGCCCTGTCCACCGCGCCCTTCCTCGGCAAGCGCCTGGGCGCCTTCGTCCGGCCCGACCAGGTGCCCGAGGTGTGGTGGGGAGTCGTCCGCATCTTCCGCGACTACGGCTACCGGCGCCTGCGCAACAAGGCACGGCTGAAGTTCCTCATGGCGGAGTGGGGGCCGGAGCGGTTCCGGGAGGTCCTGGAGAAGGACTACCTCGGCCATGCCCTGGCCGACGGCCCGGCCCCGGGCCCGCCGCGCGGCTCCAGGGACCACCTCGGCGCGCACCGCCAGGCCGATGGCCGCTACTGGATCGGCGGCAAGCCCCCGGTGGGGCGCCTGTCCGGCGACATCATGCTGGGCCTGGCCGACCTCGCCGAGCGCGTGGGCTCCAACCGCGCGCGCACCACTCCCCTGCAAAACCTCCTCCTGCTCGACATCCCCGCCGAGCGGCTTGAGGAGGCGCGCCAGGGCCTGGCGGCGCTCGGCATCGACCCCGATCCCGGCCCCTTCACCCGTGGGACGCTGGCCTGCACCGGCATCGAGTTCTGCAAGCTAGCGATCGTGGAGACCAAGGCCCTGGGCGCGCGCGTGTCCGCCGAGCTCGATGAGCGCCTGGCCGACGCCGACCTCGAGCGCCCCCTGACCGTGCACGTCAACGGCTGCCCGAACTCCTGCGTGCGCATTCAGACGGCGGATATCGGCCTCAAGGGCCAGATCATCACCGTCGACGGCGAAAGGGTCCCGGGATTCCAGGTCCACCTGGGCGGGGGGCTGGCCGCCCCCGGCCATGAGGAGGCCGAGTTGGGGCGCACGGTGCGCAGCCTCAAGGTCTCCGCTGATGGCCTGCCCGACTACATCGAGAGGGTCGTGCGGGCCTACCTGGCCGACCGCCACCCCGAGGAGAGCTTCGCCCAATGGGCGCAGCGCGCGGATGAGGAGAGACTCGCATGA
- a CDS encoding phosphoadenylyl-sulfate reductase, translating into MTTAPTSTISTASAAGAASAAGTPVGRFGRLTARGANAARSPHSPRRGEDELRALAAAGAAELGDDAPAEEVVAWAARAFPGSLAVACSMADAVLPHVIAAQMPGVDVLFLQTGYHFAETEGTRDAVAETMDVTVIDVLSELTIAEQDERYGEALHSRDPSRCCALRKVAPLARALSGYEAWATGVRREDAVTRVSTPLVGFDETHRIVKINPLAAWSFDELLTYASEHGVIVNPLLADGYPSIGCEPCTARVAPGEDPRSGRWAGFTKTECGIHL; encoded by the coding sequence ATGACCACCGCACCGACCAGCACGATCAGCACGGCAAGCGCCGCCGGCGCGGCCAGCGCGGCCGGCACCCCCGTGGGCCGCTTCGGCCGGCTGACCGCCCGGGGCGCCAACGCCGCCCGCTCACCCCACTCCCCCAGGCGCGGCGAAGACGAGTTGCGCGCCCTGGCGGCCGCGGGCGCCGCCGAGCTGGGCGACGACGCCCCCGCCGAGGAGGTCGTCGCCTGGGCCGCGAGGGCGTTCCCCGGCAGCCTCGCCGTCGCCTGCTCGATGGCCGACGCGGTGCTGCCGCATGTCATCGCCGCCCAGATGCCCGGCGTCGACGTGCTCTTCCTCCAGACGGGCTACCACTTCGCCGAGACCGAGGGGACCCGCGACGCGGTTGCCGAGACCATGGACGTCACCGTCATCGATGTCCTGTCCGAGTTGACGATCGCCGAGCAGGACGAGCGCTACGGGGAGGCCCTCCACTCCCGGGATCCCTCGCGCTGCTGCGCCCTGCGCAAGGTGGCGCCGCTAGCCAGGGCCCTGTCCGGCTACGAGGCCTGGGCCACCGGCGTGCGCCGCGAGGACGCCGTCACCCGCGTCTCCACCCCGCTCGTGGGCTTCGACGAGACGCACCGGATCGTCAAGATCAACCCGCTGGCCGCCTGGAGCTTCGACGAGCTGCTCACCTACGCCTCCGAGCACGGCGTCATCGTCAACCCGCTGCTGGCCGACGGCTACCCCTCGATCGGCTGCGAGCCCTGCACGGCGCGCGTCGCCCCGGGAGAAGACCCACGTTCCGGCCGCTGGGCCGGATTCACCAAGACCGAATGCGGGATCCACCTATGA
- the cysD gene encoding sulfate adenylyltransferase subunit CysD has protein sequence MSTTPTTHVTALSTTAARPALDELDALEAEAILIIRETAAECARPVLLFSGGKDSVVMLHLARKAFWPAPVPFPLLHVDTGHNFPEVLAYRDATAQAAGMRLVVASVQDYIDDGRLRERPDGTRNPLQTRPLLDAIAAGGFDGVFGGGRRDEEKARAKERVFSLRDEFGQWDPRNQRPELWTLFNPRHAPGEHVRVFPLSNWTELDVWRYIEREGIALPSLYYAHEREVFRRDGMWLAVTPVTRPRQGEETEIRTVRYRTVGDMSCTGAVESGAATNHEIAVEVAASTLTERGATRADDRLTEAAMEDRKKEGYF, from the coding sequence ATGAGCACCACCCCGACCACCCACGTCACCGCCCTCTCGACCACCGCCGCCCGCCCCGCCCTCGACGAGCTCGACGCGCTGGAGGCTGAGGCGATCCTCATCATCCGCGAGACGGCCGCCGAGTGCGCCCGACCCGTCCTGCTGTTCAGCGGCGGCAAGGATTCGGTGGTGATGCTCCACCTGGCGCGCAAGGCCTTCTGGCCGGCGCCCGTGCCCTTCCCCCTTCTCCACGTGGACACCGGGCACAACTTCCCCGAGGTCCTGGCCTACCGAGACGCCACCGCCCAGGCCGCCGGCATGCGGCTCGTGGTCGCCTCCGTCCAGGACTACATCGACGACGGCCGCCTGCGGGAGCGCCCCGACGGCACCCGCAACCCCTTGCAGACCCGCCCCCTGCTCGACGCGATCGCCGCGGGCGGCTTCGACGGCGTCTTCGGCGGGGGCCGGCGCGACGAGGAGAAGGCTCGGGCCAAGGAGCGAGTGTTCTCCCTGCGCGACGAGTTCGGGCAGTGGGATCCGCGCAACCAGCGCCCCGAGCTGTGGACGCTGTTCAATCCCCGGCACGCCCCGGGCGAGCACGTGCGGGTCTTCCCCCTGTCCAACTGGACCGAGCTGGACGTGTGGCGCTACATCGAGCGCGAGGGCATCGCCCTGCCGAGCCTGTACTACGCCCACGAGCGCGAGGTCTTCCGCCGCGACGGCATGTGGCTCGCCGTCACCCCGGTGACCCGGCCCCGCCAGGGTGAGGAGACCGAGATCCGCACCGTGCGCTACCGCACCGTCGGGGACATGTCCTGCACCGGCGCCGTGGAGTCGGGAGCCGCCACCAACCACGAGATCGCCGTCGAGGTGGCCGCCTCCACCCTCACCGAGCGCGGCGCCACGCGCGCCGACGACCGCCTGACGGAGGCGGCGATGGAGGACCGCAAGAAGGAGGGCTACTTCTGA
- a CDS encoding sulfate adenylyltransferase subunit 1 produces the protein MTPTASPPTSPSTGAGAPAEARPTGLLRLATAGSVDDGKSTLVGRLLFDSKSVLRDQLAAVERVSLDRGMTRTDLALLTDGLRAEREQGITIDVAYRYFATPRRSFILADCPGHVQYTRNTVTGASTADLIILLVDARHGVVEQTRRHLAVAALLRVPHVVVAVNKIDLVGYSAEVYARVADDIQAVARGLGLPDARALPTSALEGDNIVTRSERTPFYTGPALLELLETISVDPPEAGQPFRLPVQSVIRPQSAAPPGLEDFRGYAGQVAAGSVAIGDEVLVLPSGRASSITGIHLGDRPLERAVTGQSITVELADDIDISRGDLLAAPEGAPRPSRDVEASLAWLSDRPLRQGDRVLVKHGTRTVQAVVTDIAGRLDLGDLALVEADGLALNDIGRVRLRLSEAIPVAPYERSRADGAFLVIDAHDGWTLAAGMAHGGDETPPAPSGERS, from the coding sequence ATGACCCCGACCGCTTCCCCTCCCACCTCCCCGAGCACCGGGGCCGGCGCGCCCGCCGAAGCCCGGCCCACGGGCCTGCTGCGCCTGGCCACGGCCGGCAGCGTCGACGACGGCAAGTCCACGCTCGTGGGCCGCCTCCTGTTCGACTCCAAGTCCGTGCTGCGCGACCAGCTCGCCGCCGTCGAGCGGGTCAGCCTCGACCGGGGCATGACCCGCACGGACCTGGCCCTGCTCACCGACGGCCTGCGCGCCGAGCGCGAGCAGGGCATCACGATCGACGTCGCCTACCGCTACTTCGCCACCCCCCGGCGCTCGTTCATCCTGGCCGATTGCCCCGGGCACGTGCAGTACACCCGCAACACCGTCACGGGGGCCTCGACGGCTGACCTCATCATCCTGCTGGTCGACGCCCGTCACGGCGTCGTCGAGCAGACCCGGCGCCACCTGGCGGTGGCGGCGCTGCTGCGGGTGCCGCACGTCGTCGTCGCCGTCAACAAGATCGACCTCGTCGGCTACTCCGCCGAGGTCTACGCCCGGGTGGCCGACGACATCCAGGCCGTCGCGCGGGGCTTGGGGCTGCCCGACGCGCGCGCCCTGCCGACCTCCGCCCTGGAGGGGGACAATATCGTGACCCGCTCCGAGCGCACCCCGTTCTACACCGGCCCGGCGCTGCTGGAGCTCCTCGAGACCATCAGCGTCGACCCGCCGGAGGCGGGCCAGCCCTTCCGTCTGCCCGTGCAGTCCGTCATCCGCCCCCAGAGCGCCGCCCCGCCGGGGCTGGAGGACTTCCGCGGCTACGCCGGCCAGGTGGCGGCGGGATCCGTGGCGATCGGCGACGAGGTCCTCGTCCTGCCCTCGGGGCGCGCCAGCAGCATCACGGGGATCCACTTGGGGGATCGCCCCCTGGAGCGCGCCGTCACCGGCCAGTCGATCACCGTCGAGCTGGCCGACGACATCGACATCTCGCGCGGGGACCTGCTCGCCGCACCCGAGGGGGCGCCCCGGCCCAGCCGCGATGTCGAGGCGAGCCTGGCATGGCTGTCCGACCGGCCATTGCGCCAGGGCGACCGGGTCCTGGTCAAGCACGGCACGAGAACCGTCCAGGCGGTGGTCACGGATATCGCCGGGCGCCTGGACCTGGGCGACCTGGCGCTCGTGGAGGCAGACGGCCTGGCCCTCAACGACATCGGACGGGTGCGCCTGCGCCTGTCCGAGGCCATCCCCGTCGCCCCCTACGAGCGCTCCCGCGCCGACGGAGCCTTCCTCGTCATCGACGCGCATGACGGCTGGACCCTCGCGGCGGGCATGGCGCACGGCGGCGATGAGACCCCGCCCGCACCGTCCGGGGAGCGCTCATGA
- the cobA gene encoding uroporphyrinogen-III C-methyltransferase, with the protein MSGRRATTAPPGPGSPTAPGEPRARGSVALVGAGPGEASLITVRGLDLLRRADVVVIDRLAPHELLEHCPPGAEVIDVSKRPGHHLVPQDGIDALLVERARGGARVVRLKGGDPFVLGRGGEEVQACREAGIDVEVVPGVTSAVAVPAAAGIPVTHRGLARGFSVVSAHEDLISTVPARRDHTLVLLMGVTHLARSVSILLGRGADPLTPAAVVESGLRPDQRVTTTILRCLTEVAASVGVAAPAVIVLGDVVTLSPLWEHRVITGS; encoded by the coding sequence ATGAGCGGGCGGCGCGCGACGACCGCGCCCCCGGGGCCCGGTTCCCCCACGGCCCCCGGGGAGCCCCGCGCCCGGGGCTCGGTCGCCCTCGTGGGCGCCGGCCCCGGGGAGGCCTCGCTCATCACCGTGCGGGGGCTGGATCTGCTGCGCCGGGCCGACGTCGTCGTCATCGACCGCCTCGCGCCCCACGAGCTCCTGGAGCATTGCCCGCCGGGCGCTGAGGTCATCGACGTCTCCAAGCGGCCGGGGCACCACCTGGTCCCCCAGGACGGCATCGACGCCCTGCTCGTCGAGCGCGCCCGGGGCGGGGCCCGGGTCGTGCGCCTCAAGGGCGGGGACCCCTTCGTCCTCGGGCGGGGCGGCGAGGAGGTCCAGGCCTGCCGGGAGGCCGGCATCGACGTGGAGGTCGTCCCGGGCGTCACCTCGGCCGTGGCCGTGCCGGCGGCCGCGGGCATCCCCGTCACCCACCGGGGCCTGGCCCGCGGGTTCTCCGTGGTCAGCGCCCACGAGGACCTGATCTCCACCGTGCCCGCGCGCCGGGACCACACGCTCGTGCTGCTCATGGGCGTGACTCATCTGGCCCGCTCAGTGTCGATCCTGCTGGGCCGCGGCGCCGATCCCCTCACCCCGGCGGCCGTCGTCGAGAGCGGCCTGCGCCCCGATCAGCGGGTGACGACGACGATCCTGCGATGCCTGACCGAGGTCGCCGCCTCGGTCGGCGTGGCCGCGCCGGCGGTCATCGTGCTCGGCGACGTCGTCACCCTCAGCCCCCTCTGGGAGCACCGGGTCATCACCGGATCCTGA
- a CDS encoding sulfite exporter TauE/SafE family protein, producing the protein MRKLLILSLAGLIAQLVDGALGMGYGVTSSSLLLLAGLSPALASASVHLAEIGTTIISGASHHRLGNTDWRLTARLAGPGAVGAFLGATVLSHLSTRAATPISSTILLALGLYVLARFTIRPPAASTARRSPHSTLFLTPLALLGGFIDATGGGGWGPVTTTTLLSRGRTAPRTVVGSVDTAEFLVSVAASAGFLAGLGTAGIEIGVVLAVLAGGALAAPLAAWVVSRLPGQVLGSGVGALIVCTNLMTLLHVVGAPTALVGGLIAALAPILAVLVAISARRARRSLRLTAASHPRERALRQPALREPVPTGATGATGATGVAGVSAGAGL; encoded by the coding sequence ATGCGCAAGCTCCTCATCCTCTCCCTGGCCGGGCTCATCGCCCAGCTCGTCGACGGCGCCCTCGGCATGGGCTACGGCGTCACGAGTTCGTCCCTCCTGCTGCTGGCCGGGCTCAGCCCCGCCCTGGCCAGCGCCTCGGTCCACCTGGCCGAGATCGGCACGACCATCATCTCGGGGGCCTCCCACCACCGGCTGGGCAACACGGACTGGCGGCTCACCGCCCGACTGGCGGGCCCCGGCGCGGTGGGGGCGTTCCTCGGCGCCACCGTGCTGTCCCACCTGTCCACTCGGGCGGCGACGCCGATCAGCTCCACGATCCTTCTGGCGCTCGGGCTCTACGTGCTGGCGCGCTTCACCATCCGCCCGCCCGCGGCCTCCACGGCCCGCAGGAGTCCCCACTCGACGCTGTTCCTGACGCCGCTGGCGCTCCTGGGGGGATTCATCGATGCCACTGGCGGGGGCGGCTGGGGCCCGGTGACGACGACGACGCTGCTCAGTCGGGGGCGCACCGCCCCGCGCACGGTGGTCGGCAGCGTCGATACCGCGGAGTTCCTCGTGAGCGTGGCCGCCTCAGCGGGGTTCCTGGCGGGGCTGGGGACGGCCGGGATCGAGATCGGCGTGGTCCTGGCGGTGCTCGCCGGGGGCGCGCTGGCCGCGCCGCTGGCCGCGTGGGTGGTCTCCCGCCTGCCCGGGCAGGTGTTGGGCAGCGGCGTCGGCGCTCTGATCGTGTGCACGAACCTCATGACTCTCCTCCATGTGGTCGGGGCGCCTACGGCGCTCGTCGGCGGGCTCATCGCCGCGCTGGCGCCGATCCTCGCGGTGCTGGTGGCCATCAGCGCGCGACGGGCTCGGCGCTCGCTCCGGCTCACCGCCGCTTCGCACCCGCGCGAGCGGGCCCTGCGGCAGCCCGCGCTCCGTGAGCCGGTGCCCACTGGAGCCACGGGAGCCACGGGAGCCACAGGAGTCGCGGGCGTGAGCGCGGGGGCAGGGCTGTGA
- a CDS encoding sirohydrochlorin chelatase, whose amino-acid sequence MSAAVDRGGAGRARRLVLLAHGTRMPGSVPLLEPIARDVAARLPGVEVDHGYVEFQSPSALKALQGGEDPVVVPVFLGSGYHVEKDLPAMVDEHGPARLTEHLGPHPALIGAVIDRLAGQLVEQDTHWGDLDGIVLAAAGSRRAGPVREAGRAARALESRVGLPVRAAYLSGGGPTVSEAVAAWRAEGAQSIAVATYLLAEGRFSAALRSSGAEVLAPPIGHHAALAEVVVERYLRAA is encoded by the coding sequence GTGAGCGCGGCCGTCGACCGGGGCGGTGCCGGGCGGGCCCGCCGCCTCGTGCTCCTGGCCCATGGGACGCGCATGCCCGGCTCCGTCCCCCTCCTGGAGCCGATCGCCCGCGATGTCGCGGCGCGGTTGCCCGGGGTGGAGGTGGACCACGGGTACGTCGAGTTCCAGTCGCCCAGCGCGCTCAAGGCCCTTCAGGGCGGGGAGGATCCGGTGGTGGTGCCGGTCTTCCTCGGCTCGGGGTACCACGTGGAGAAGGACCTTCCGGCCATGGTGGACGAGCACGGCCCGGCCCGGCTCACCGAGCACCTGGGGCCGCACCCGGCTCTCATCGGCGCCGTCATCGACCGGCTCGCCGGACAGCTCGTGGAGCAGGATACCCACTGGGGTGATCTGGATGGGATCGTCCTGGCCGCGGCGGGATCGCGGCGGGCCGGGCCGGTGCGGGAGGCGGGCAGGGCGGCCCGCGCGCTGGAGTCGAGGGTCGGGCTGCCGGTGCGCGCCGCCTACCTGTCCGGGGGCGGGCCGACCGTGAGCGAGGCGGTGGCGGCGTGGCGCGCCGAGGGGGCGCAGTCGATCGCGGTGGCCACCTACCTGCTGGCCGAGGGGCGCTTCTCCGCGGCCCTGCGCTCCAGCGGCGCCGAGGTCCTCGCCCCGCCGATCGGCCATCATGCCGCCCTGGCCGAGGTCGTCGTCGAGCGCTACCTGCGCGCTGCCTGA
- a CDS encoding SDR family NAD(P)-dependent oxidoreductase, translating into MSTPDPVRSAPAGLTADPAIEPRAESTPESPAESAPVRRALVTGASTGIGAATVRLLRAHGWEVVATARRAERLAALAVETGCAWVAADLQKPEDIERLACEAQAAGPIDAVVNNAGGAIGVDPVAEGKPEEWLTMYERNVLGALRVSQAFLPAMRQRGGDLLFLTSTAGQATYPGGAGYVAAKHAERIIANTLRLELVGEPVRVIEIAPGLVATEEFSLNRLHGDAAAAARVYEGVAAPLVADDVAECIVWALERPAHVNIDSLTVRPRAQASNTVVARDS; encoded by the coding sequence ATGAGCACCCCAGACCCAGTACGATCAGCGCCCGCCGGGCTCACCGCCGATCCCGCCATCGAGCCCAGGGCTGAATCCACTCCCGAGTCCCCGGCTGAGTCCGCCCCCGTGCGCCGCGCGCTCGTCACCGGCGCCTCCACCGGGATCGGGGCCGCCACCGTTCGCCTCCTGCGCGCCCACGGATGGGAGGTCGTCGCCACCGCCCGGCGCGCTGAGCGGCTGGCCGCCCTGGCCGTCGAGACCGGCTGCGCCTGGGTCGCCGCCGATCTGCAGAAGCCGGAGGACATCGAGCGCCTCGCCTGTGAGGCCCAGGCGGCCGGCCCCATTGACGCCGTGGTCAACAACGCCGGCGGCGCGATCGGCGTCGACCCCGTGGCCGAGGGCAAGCCCGAGGAATGGCTGACCATGTACGAGCGCAACGTCCTGGGGGCGCTGCGCGTGAGCCAGGCCTTCCTGCCCGCGATGCGCCAGCGCGGCGGCGACCTCCTCTTCCTCACCTCCACGGCCGGCCAGGCCACCTACCCCGGCGGCGCGGGCTACGTGGCCGCCAAACACGCCGAGCGGATCATCGCCAACACCCTGCGCCTCGAGCTCGTCGGCGAGCCCGTGCGAGTCATCGAGATCGCCCCGGGCCTGGTGGCCACCGAGGAGTTCTCCCTCAACCGCCTCCACGGTGACGCCGCCGCGGCCGCCCGCGTCTACGAGGGCGTCGCCGCCCCGCTCGTGGCCGACGACGTCGCCGAGTGCATCGTGTGGGCCCTGGAGCGCCCCGCCCACGTCAACATCGACTCCCTGACCGTGCGCCCCCGCGCCCAGGCATCCAACACCGTGGTCGCGCGCGACAGCTGA